gttttttgggtccagcagctacctataaattatagtcgagtttccaaattcacaaaactgtcagccttagatactaaagctaccgctatgaaacagcttattaatgaatgtgtcctcctgtgacatagctggctagagccgcggcgcgaaaaaataatattttagatatGAAAACTGAGATACTACCCTATTAAAAGGTGACATTTTCCCCACAAAGTTAGCGTTTGCACTGCTGAAAAAAGTGCTTCTCCAGGACATAGAACATTGTTAAATGATGCCCCAGAtagccggaaatggtactctcgcacataaaatttatgataaatggcaaaacgatcatacttttCCCCTCCAAAAACACACGTGACAAATTAAAGGACGATAACATTTGTTTGCCGATTTCATTCACTCAGTATTTTGATTGCGTTGCATTCAAGTTCAGTGCAAACGTACATCTTTTAGGGGAATGCTTATTATagttctatatttatttaaatcaattgaaaattaaatatatcaatataaatatgtattgatACAGTTGAGTACGTATAGATGGGTtgcctagaaaaaaaaatcggTTGCTATAATGTAAACTAGAGTAGGCCTTTAGTGAGATCCAACTTACCCACTATACTGTGTTGTGAGAGCATGCATTGGGTTCAAATATCATTAGTAACTTCTTATACTTGGCTCCGtaattatatacacataatatattCCAATAATAATGGTTTCTTCTGTACATGTACAGGATACGCAAAGTTCCTTGTGTTAACAAACAAcggtaagtaaaataaatacgtCCTGCTTGTTCGACGGTCGGTAGTTGAGAGAGAGAGACAAAGAATAAAAAGGTTTGCATGCCGTTCGTTACACCTGCTAACACATATGCAAATTGCCTCTACATCAGCTCCCCTCTAGATCGCAAATGAAATGTTAGCGAGcgatgaataaaaaaaaatgattctaGTATAAAACTTCCAGCACAATAAACTAACAGAATTTCTTCAACCGCAATCATAATCTGCAAGCTTACGTGGCCAGTGTACATGTCGTCCGCTACGCGTTTGCCGTGGCGGAGGTGCGACTGGAATAGCACTTGCGGTTGGGGAAAGCCCTGCTTCCGGTTGCCTTGACGATTCTGGAAAGTTGTTAATAGCTTTACCATTATTTACATAGGCGACTTTTAGTCTGTCCAAACTAACAGTTTCATGTTTACCTGCGATGCTCAAAACAAAGTATTTGTCAGTTCtgtttaaaactttaaatgGCCCATTGTAAGGAGACTGAAGAGGTTTCTTTACGCTATCGCAACGAACAAACACGTGAGTACATTCACGCAAATCGTCGTGGATTTGTGCGGTGCGTTGATTCGCTCGTGTTGGCACTGGTCGAATATTCTGCATGTGTCTTTGCAATCTATGTACGTAATTCGCAGGCTCATGTGAGGCGATATCAGTAGGCGCGACAAACTGCCCCGGAAGTTTCAGGGTTGCTCCATACACCAGTTCCGATGAAGAACAGCCTAAATCAACTTTGACCGCTGTCCGGAGACCCAGAAGAACTAAAGGTAAAGTTTCACTCCACTTCTGAGGATCATCTTGAGCCTTAAGCGAAACCTTTAATTGGCGGTGAAAACGTTCAACTAATCCATTTGACATAGGATGGTAAGATGTTGTTCGAATGCGTTTTGTGCCCAACATGTTAGATAGGGCGGTGAATAGTGCCGATTCGAACTGACGACCACGGTCTGTAGTGATGGTGGATGGCGCACCGAATCTGGATACCCAAACAGTGACAAACGCTTTGGCTACAGTTTCAGCGGTAATATTGGTGATTGATATGGCCTCTGGCCATCTTGTAAAGCGATCGATACATGTAAGTAGGTAAGTATAACCATCCGATACAGGTAGAGGTCCTACCAAGTCTATGTGGACGTGGTCGAATCTTATGTCGGGCGTCGCAAACGTACCTAATGGTGTCACAGTGTGGCGATGAACCTTATTCTTCTGGCATTTTAAACAACACTTAGCCCATGTCCGCACATCACTGTTCATACCAGGCCAAACATACCGTGAAGCGATTAATTTTAGTGAAGCTCGAATCCCTGGATGAGAAAGTGAATGCAAAGAGTCAAACACTAACCTACGCATACCTTTGGGCACGAACGGTCTATGATTACCAGTGGTGACATCGCATACAATAGTACCGCCGCTAGTCGCTATCGGTACGTCTCTCAACTTGAAAACAGACTTATGCTGATGTTCGAGCAACTCCGCATCTTTTTGCTGGTGCCTAGCCATGACGTCATAATCAATAGAAAGCTCCGATGAAGCTGACACTGCATTCAAGTCCATACGTGACAGTGCGTCTGCTACGGTATTCTCGCTACCCTTGACGTGTCGAATGTCCGTGGTAAACTGTGAGACGTAGTCTAAGTGACGTATCTCTCGCGGCGAATATCGATCTGCGCTGGAACGTAATGCGTGTGTTAAAGGTTTATGGTCAGTTAAGATATAAAATGTTCTAGCTTCTAGAACGTGGCGAAAATGCTTAACTGCAAGATAGGTAGCTAGTAATTCCCGTCCAAAAGTACTATATCTCCTTTCCACCGGATTTAGACGTCGGGAAAAAAATGCAAGTGGATGCCAAATCCCTGCTACCATTTGTTGCAACACACCACCTACAGCGCAATTGGACGCATCTACCATTAAACACAATGCAGCGTCAGGATGTGGATGTTCTAGAAGAGTTGATTCGACGAGTGCATACTTGACCTTGTTGAACGATTCAATTTCCGTCGGAGATAGTTCAATCGCCTTTTTAGGTTTACCGACAAGTAAATCAGTTAATGGATGAATCAAATCCGAACATCTAGGTATAAACCGTCTGTAGAAATTAATTAATCCCAGAAACTCACGTAATTTACGCACAGTATCTGGTACTGGAAACTGTTCAATCGCCTCAACCTTGGAACGCAATGGCTGTATCCCAAACTCGTTAATTTGATGACCTAAAAATTGTAGTGAAGACACACCCCATACACACTTGGACGGATTAACAATGATACCAAATTCATCGAGACGTTTAAAAAGTGCCTGAAGATGCAATTCATGTTCAGCAGTATCCATGCTGGCAATAAGTAAGTCATCAATGTAAGCATACACGAAATTCATACCCCGCAACACCTGGTCAATAAAGCGCTGAAATGACTGTGCCGCATTTCGAAGACCAAATGGCATTCTTAAGAACTCGAACATGCCAAACGGCGTAGTAATAGCGGTTTTTGAAATGTCTTTAGGATCGACGGGTATTTGATGATATGCACGTACCAAATCTATCTTAGAAAAAATCTTGCAACCCGAGAGAGTCGCGGTAAAGTCATGAATGTGAGGGATGGGGTACATATCTGGAACAGTCACATTATTTAACGCTCGGTAGTCCCCACATGGCCTCCAATCACCTGTTGTTCCTTTAGGCACCATGTGTAGCGGCGACGACCAGTTACTATCTGAGGGCCGTATAATTCCTAATTGTAACATATGATCAAATTCAGCCCGTGCAATTTTCAATTTCTCAGAAGACAATCGGCGAGGTCTGGCACAAACTGGCAACCCATTTGTATTTATCTGATGTGTAACGTTATGTTTCACGCTTCCATTACGAAAACATGGTTTGGTAAtcgttttatatttgtttaatatttccTGAAAACGAGGATTTACTTTTGGGGTCGGAAAGACCGGACTAAGTGATGCTAGGGTACATTCTATTCCCTTGACACTGATACTAGTAGTAGCATCGAAAAGTTTACGATTTTTTAAGTCCACAATTAAACCAAAACGTCGTAAAAAGTCGGCCCCAATAATCGCATTAGGCACATCAGCAACAGTAAATATCCACCTATACGTGCGTCGAAATCCAAAATCAACTGTTAAGGAACGCTCCCCATAAGTAGATATTGTAGATTTGTTTACTGCTTGCAATACAAAGTCAGTTTTTCGGTGCAACTTGTCTGTTATTGATGGAGGTAACACGCTAACCTCCGCTCCAGTGTCAACTAAGAATCTAAGTCCCGAAGTACGatcagaaataaaaaatagacgACTACCTTCACCAACGCCAGCAGCTGTCGCCGTCTCTAGTCGCTGGCTTGGTCGTTTCCCGCCTTCTGTGAGGAAAAAGAGCATGGTGAATTACATTTATATGCCTTGTTACCATATCGATGATGATACCAGCATAAACCATCATTAGATGTAGCAGAGGGCGAGCGTTTTCGGCTTTCACGTTGTTTACTACGGCTTCTGCCTCTGACTTGTTTCGCCAAGGAAGAAACGAGGCTAGTCAGCTTATTAACTTCAGCTCTCAATTCTCGTAATTCGTCTGACGTTGCGCGTGCACCTGTATCCTTAATTGTCGTGGCAATAGTAGGTGGTGGTGGAGAAACTTCCAAAATTTTATCGGCCAACGCTGCCAGATCTGAAAGGTCCATATCCTCACGGGTGGACGCTAATATCAATTGAACATTAGTAGGCAATCTTTGCACAAACAACTGTTTCAGGATGGATGTCTCTAAATCACGATCCCCCAGCAATTGGTACATCTTGCGTAGTAACTGACTAGGCTTGCGATCACCTAATTCTTCCGTTGTTAACAACTGATGAAGACGCTTTTGCTCCGACACGGATGTCCTTTTAACCAATTCCGATTTCAAATGGGTATATGGCCTCTGGTATGGAGGGCTTAGCAATAAATCCCGAACCTCCTGTGCGATATTAGGCGGCAAAGAAGCAATTATATACGAATACTTTGTTTCCTCAGCCGTAATTCCTCTGGTAACAAACTGAGCCTCCACTTGCGCAAACCAAATAAGTGGGTCATTCGGCCAAAATGGCGGCAATTTTAAACTTACAGCAGCCGCCACAGGTGGTGCCTCATCCATTCTAGCGGCCATTTTGATCGGTGTAGCTCTTCCCGGAGAAGGTCTTGCCATAATTCCATTCACGTATCAAACAACGACAACTCAAAGTAATCTTGCAACAACGAcgaagaaaaaatatttaaatattccaAGCACTCTCGTTAGATCACGTCGGGGTCACCACTTTAGTGAGATCCAACTTACCCACTATACTGTGTTGTGAGAGCATGCATTGGGTTCAAATATCATTAGTAACTTCTTATACTTGGCTCCGtaattatatacacataatatattCCAATAATAATGGTTTCTTCTGTACATGTACAGGATACGCAAAGTTCCTTGTGTTAACAAACAAcggtaagtaaaataaatacgtCCTGCTTGTTCGACGGTCGGTAGTTGAGAGAGAGAGACAAAGAATAAAAAGGTTTGCATGCCGTTCGTTACACCTGCTAACACATATGCAAATTGCCTCTACAGGCCTATACATTTACCACAGTTAGTGCATGGAcctctaatttataggtccatggttagtgtactacagtatattaacatatcctctatgatgatgatatagcCACACATACTGTAGGTAACCAGCCACGGCTTTCAATTgttgtcctttgtacgaatcgtctGTGCCCCAGCTCGCGTCAACGTCAAgttacatccagggaccaaaatgtgtttGACTTGATCGTTGtacttttcttttgtttaatctcGGGCGACAATTACAACTGAATGGAAAAAACAGGTCATTTCGAGCGGCGGCAAAGTTATAACATTAAATGCACtttatttaaagtttatataggcctattaacatTGAACTTAGAATTTTGATTATAGCATTCAATTTTCTTTCAATTCTTTTGTTGATCATAttggttttgtattttttaaacagCTGATTTATCCCTGGCCGATTGGGGTCGTAGAGAGATGACCCTGGCAGAGAAGGAAATGCCTGGTCTGATGGGGATGAGAAAAAGATACGGGTCTTCCAAGCCATTGAAAGGGGCGCGCATAGCTGGTTGTCTGCACATGACCATCCAAACAGCAGTGCTCATTGAGACCCTGACAGAACTTGGAGCTGAGGTAACCATTTTTTTCTTGGTACTATTGAACGATGAGTTCAATAATTttggaaaaatgacaatgcaaaataaaacataacttCATATCttcattttacaaaatttaactAATCAATTAATAGtctttaggcctatagtatttcAACCTTGCCTACAATGCTATATGCATGTGTCCTAAAGGTGTTTATGGTTTCAAAAACTCACTTGCATCATTTCTCTTTCGCTAAAAATTGACTGATTTATGTGTAGTGGGTTGAGAGTATATTAGCAGATATTGCTTCTTCAGTAGAAAACTTATTTGTTCACCTTGACAATCTTACTCGTTTTCG
This region of Antedon mediterranea chromosome 8, ecAntMedi1.1, whole genome shotgun sequence genomic DNA includes:
- the LOC140057690 gene encoding uncharacterized protein, giving the protein MARPSPGRATPIKMAARMDEAPPVAAAVSLKLPPFWPNDPLIWFAQVEAQFVTRGITAEETKYSYIIASLPPNIAQEVRDLLLSPPYQRPYTHLKSELVKRTSVSEQKRLHQLLTTEELGDRKPSQLLRKMYQLLGDRDLETSILKQLFVQRLPTNVQLILASTREDMDLSDLAALADKILEVSPPPPTIATTIKDTGARATSDELRELRAEVNKLTSLVSSLAKQVRGRSRSI